DNA from Heterodontus francisci isolate sHetFra1 chromosome 32, sHetFra1.hap1, whole genome shotgun sequence:
CGTGCACTGGAATAGTAAAGTCTGAGGTCAaaatggcatggatgagggttacaGCAGATGAGCTGCAGCAGGgacggagtcaggcaatgttacagcggtcttagtgatggtgcggctatgtggttggaagctcatcatgGGATCAGATATGATGCCAAAGTTGTgaacaattatattaggaaaaagagacAGGAGCAATATGGGCCAATTGACAATAAGGAACTGGAGGACATGTTGAATAACTTTGTCCCAGTATTTACAGGACAGGAAACTTGCCAGACCtcccaaggaaactattattgaaCCAGGGACAGGGTCttaaaattaatgtaagcaaaataacacTAATGAAGATGATAATGTCACAAAAGAGTGTCAAATCCCCAGGactagatggtttccatcccagggttttaaaggaagtaggtgagaatattGCAGATGTCTTAACTATAATCTTACAAAGTTCTCATGATTCAGGAGTCGTTCCTTTAGAGTGGAAAATTTGCACATGCTATTTAAGCAATGCGAGGGGAGGAAACCAGGTATTACAGAACAGTTAGCCGAGTATCTGTTATCGGGTaattactggagtctataattaaggatcagGTAATTGAATACTTTGAaaatttttcagctgatcagagaaaaccagcatggatttgtaaagggtaggtcctgCCCAACAAACCTGACTGAAGAGATGATTAAAAGTAGGTGgacaagggaatgtctatggatgttatttatacagacttccagaaggcatttgaagtcCCTTGCGACAGACTGTTTCGCTAAAtttgaaactcatggaattgaaggcaaattattgaactggttaggaaattggctgaatggAAGACAAAGGAGGAATAATGGGTCTAATtgtcaggatgtgactagtgatgtccctcaaggatctgtgttggggcctcaactattcactgtacttattaacgacttagatgatggaataggaAGACatatatccaagtttactgatgacacaaagattataaactagggttgtatgccctggaattcagaagattaagcGATGATTTgagcaaagttttcaagatattaagggaacagacagggtagataaagagaaactatttccaatggttgGGGAGTCTACGGCTCAGGGACATagcctaaaagttagagccagacttttcaggaatgaaattaggaaacacttctacacagacGGGTAGAAGTTAGGCACACTCTTCCACATATGGCAACtgatactagatcaattgttaattttaaagctgagattgacagatttttgttaagcaaagatattaagacaTTTGGGGCAAAGGTATGTGGAATTCAGCTGCAGAATAACCATGGGCTCACTGAACGGCAGAACAGACGCAAGGAgataaatgacctcctcctgttcctatgtcctataACCACAATGACAGTCATTTTCCATTGTGCGAGGTATCATTCCAGCCACTGAGGAGTTTTCCCTCCAGggttccactgacttcaattttactagtgtTCCTTGACGTCAATGTCacctcagctcttttgcccatatttggaccaaggttgtagtgAGGACTGGAGCTGAGCGGTCCTGGCAaagtccaaactgagcatcagtgagcaggttactactgagtaagtgctgcttgatagcactgtcaatgatacctcccatcactttgctgatgattgagagtggtttGACAGGCCAGAGTAGATTTGCCGTTTTGTGGAcatgacatacctaggcaattttccacattgtcaggtagacgccagtgttgtagctggaacagcttggctgctagttctggagcacaagtattcagCTCTACAATGGGGACATTGTCAGGACCCATGgcctttgctgtacccagtgtgattagccatttcttgatagctTGGGGAGTGAATCCAGTTGGCTGAagattgacatctgtgatgctggggagctcagaAGGAGgtagaaatggatcatccacttggcacttctggctgaagatagttgcaaatgcttcagccttgccttttgcattcACATACTGGGCTCTGTTAGCATTaaagatggggatgttcatgaagGCTCCCCcaattagttgtttcattgtcccaccaccattcgtgactggatgcggcagggcTTTGaactgatctattggttgtgggatcacttagctctgtctacagcatgctgtgtctgctgtttagcatgcatgcagtcctgtgttgtagcttcatcaggtggtaggtacacctggtgctgctcctggcatgctcttctgcactcctcaATGAACCAGGGTGGGTCCCCTAGCTTAATGTTAACAGTAgggtgaggaatatgccaggccatgaggctacACATTATGCTTGAATACTATTCTGCTGCTGATTTTGACCCATAGCACCTCTTGAATGTGCTACTAGGCCTGTTCTGAATCTGATTAGCACAgttgtggtgccacacaacacaatgtctTCAGCGCGAagacgagactttgtctccaccaggactgtgcagtggtcactatcAGTacttcatggacagatgcatccataACGGGTAGACTGGTGAGCACTAGttaaagtaggtttttccctcttgttggttccctcactgccTGCCTCATGCCCAGTATGGCAGATACGTCCTTCAGGATTCGGCTAGCTCAGTCAGTGATGgctttaccgagccactcttagtgatagaCATTGAACACCCCCACCCAAAAGAACATTCTGTGCTTTTACCACCCTCAGTTGTCCTTCCAAGTGTGTCCAACAtgaaggaatactgattcatcagctaaggaaggggggtagttggtaatcagcaggaagtttccttgactACATTTGACCCAatgccatgagatgtcatggggtccGAAGTCAGTGTCGACAACTCCCAGGGCCATTATATCCTGACTATATATCACTGGCCCGCCATCTCTACCCTGACACTGGGACAGGGCATATACAGGGATGGTGATGCAGGAGTTTGTGATGTTGGCtaaaagatatgattctgtgagtgagACATGTCAGACTGCAGCTTGACTAGTCtgtcggacagctctcccaattttaataTTCAGCACAAACGCTAGAAGTtagagaggactttgcagggttgactgagcTGGGTGTGTCTTGGTCATGTCCAAATTTGATGCCAAGGTTAATGCCAGGTTGTCTGCCTGGTTTCCTTACGTGTGTCTTCGGGTGACTCGCAATCACGATGGAGGTTATGAATGCAAGCTCAAGATCAAAAGCAGAAGAGGGAAAGTGCTACACCAGATCACCTGCCAATCTTCCAAGACCAGTCAATTGAATGGGAGGCTGTGATGGAAGCAAGGGACTGCCTGGTGTGTGAGGCTCAGCTACTCACCGCCCTAGCTATTGGACAGGTAAGCGCATGATTGAAATGAGCTGCCTGTTAACTCACCGAGTACTCTTTCAACCTTGCCAAGGACCTGGTTGTTGGGAATGGCTTTTCCACACTCGTAGTCAGCGATGACCTGAGGCTTTTCACTGATCCTCTGGAGAAAACAAAACAGCAACAGGTTAGACAGGAAGGAACTATGGTATCTGCAATGTGGGAAGTCTCCTACTGTGTTGAGGGTGCTTCACACACATGAAGATAAAGCTAGGTCCCAGTGCCGGGACATCCCCGAGAAGCGAAGTTAGATCCCAGTGCCGGGACATCCCCGAGAAGCGAAGTTAGATCCCAGTGCCGGGACATCCCCGAGAAGCGAAGCTAGATCCCAGTGCCGGGACATCCCCGAGAAGCGAAGTTAGATCCCAGTGCCGGGACATCCCCGAGAAGCGAAGCTAGATCCCAGTGCCGGGACATCCCCGAGAAGCGAAGCTAGATCCCAGTGCCGGGACATCCCCGAGAAGCGAAGCTAGATCCCAGTGCCGGGACATCCCCGAGAAGCGAAGCTAGATCCCAGTGCCGGGACATCCCCGAGAAGCGAAGCTAGATCCCAGTGCCGGGACATCCCCGAGAAGCGAAGCTAGATCCCAGTGCCGGGACATCCCCGAGAAGCGAAGCTAGATCCCAGTGCCGGGACATCCCCGAGAAACTGCTCTAAATGCTCTCCCCTACCACAACCACAATGTGCAAGactcagacactgattcccagatcactctcagacaccccatCCCACATATGCAGAGTGCTCATCAACACCCCTGCCTTGGAACACACCTTAATTGCCCTTCATACCTCTGCACCCCAACCCTCCATAAAAGCTAAACATAAAATGGAAATGATTTCCAGGATATTAGTGAAGGCTGTGTACTCACTGTGGCCAGTTCCTTTTGATTCATTCCCAGATTCTGTCGGCCCTGCTGGATCAGTTTGCCGACAGTAAGCGACACTCGCTCATGGTGCAGCTCCTCTGTTTCCCGGTCCAGTTTTGCAGTGTTCTTAGTGATTGTATGTTGCTTATTTTGTCCTGCAGACCCTGAGCACAAAACAAAGCACAGAGACACCCCTCATGCAGTTAGTGTTTGTTCAGATCTAAGAACAGAGTTCCCATGCAGTGTACAATCAGGAGGATTACAGTGTCCAGGTACTAtactggttagatacagagtaaagctacacTAGTGACCCATCAAAtattcccaggataggtacagcacaggttagatataaAGTGCCCTGTCCCAAACACTTAACTATTCAgcccaaccactccctgtggtagtgagttacaCGTTTTAATCACtttctgagtaaagaggtttctcctgaactccTTACTAAATTCGTTATGTTTATGACCGAGTTTGGACTTCCTCACAAAGTGATTTATCTCGTCATCGACCTTATCCAACTCTTCCACATTCTTAAATGATCTTCATTAGATCACATACAACCTTTTCCTTTCCAGGGAAAATAGCCCCAGTATGCTCAAACTTTCCCAATAGTTATAATCTTAGAGTTTTGGAATCACCCTAAGtttttttttgtaatatggagaccagaacaatgCACAGTAGtaaaagtgtggtctcaccaaggttcgatacaagtttaacatgatTGTGAACCTGTATCCAGAGATTCCTTCGCACCTCGATCCCATGTACTCTTATCCAAGCAGAATGAGGCTTCCTTGTTCTTCTGAAcaaaaccttacacttatccacattaaactcattTGCCAATTATACACCCATTCTGCAATGTAATGTCTTGCATCTTGTCAGTCTTCCCCATATTAACTATACCTCTCAATTTTGTGGCATTACCAAATTGATACTGCATTTTCAGTTCCCCAAGTCTGAATCATTTATGTAAAGAGAGTGAACAGCAGGGGTCCCAATCTAAGTTACTACCCTTACTTTCTCTTTTGTAGCCAATTTACTATCCATTCTGATACTTGTACGCTAACTCCACATCTTCCGACCTTAGTCATGAATCTTCACTACTTAGTCGAGACACATATATTACATAAATGACTTGCAATTATATGGCGcttttcacaaccaatgaagtactttaagtgttgtcactgttgtaatggaaatgcggcagccaatttgcacacagcaaactcccagaaacagcaacgAGATAATGATCGAccttctatttttgtgatgttggtcgagggatattggtcaggacaccagggataacaacCCTGCTcgctttcaaaatagtgccatgggatcttttatgtccacctgagagggcagatggggcctcagcaaaacgtctcatccaaaagagagtacctctgacagtgcggcatgccctcagtactgcactaagccTGTCGGCCTAAATTGtcatgctcaagtcctggactgggactcgaacctgcaaccttctgactcagaggcaagagagttATCAATGGAGCCACAGCTGACTCCCAACATGCACTgtattacccttgtctactcttccggttacttcttcaaagaacgccagCATGACTTTCCCTTTTGGAATTTATGCTGACTACTGTATTATATTTTtgctttctagatgtttttctattatatctttgagtaaagattccattatctttcccaccaccacttcttcttctttggcctccttatctcgagagacaatgggtaagcgcctggaggtg
Protein-coding regions in this window:
- the edf1 gene encoding endothelial differentiation-related factor 1 homolog, encoding MAESDWDTVTVLRKKGPSAAQAKSKQAITLAQRRGEDVETTKKWSAGQNKQHTITKNTAKLDRETEELHHERVSLTVGKLIQQGRQNLGMNQKELATRISEKPQVIADYECGKAIPNNQVLGKVERVLGLKLRGRDIGQPLEKGPKKK